The following coding sequences are from one Plasmodium coatneyi strain Hackeri chromosome 11, complete sequence window:
- a CDS encoding Chorismate synthase: protein MSTYGTLLKVTSFGESHGKAVGCVIDGFLPNIEINFALIQKQLNRRRPNQSKLTSCRNEEDKLIVLSGFDENKSLGTPITFLINNEDVKKENYSSFIDIPRPGHGDYTYFKKYNVKNKSGSSRFSGRETATRVAAGACIEQWLQNYYHCTVVCYVHSVGHIKLPEKIIRNFERNPPSRDLVDTYGAVKYYQRRGTFCDFYGNVYNSDGKLLRGVGVTSGESAPTDGAIPNVHERLTDPGEYTLLQTRCPHPFTAVQICSYILKLKEAGDSVGGIATCVVYNVPVGIGEPIFEKMEAELGKIILSIPAVKGIEFGSGFDGTYMLGSGHNDLFSTLDASEERSYQRGWTLTDTLDSKRGEMTQLGSHAGGGTFFEKDDYHRSDPRIDESTDETSPPGDEKLLITTSNNCGGILAGITTGNNIVFRSAIKPVSSIQIEKETCNFSGQKCKLKVKGMHDCCILPRLPPIIEACTSIVIGDMVLRQVAKYGHSKLPSVGCLSRSTKE from the coding sequence ATGAGCACGTATGGAACCCTGCTGAAGGTCACCTCATTCGGAGAGAGCCACGGGAAAGCAGTGGGGTGTGTCATAGACGGGTTCCTGCCAAACATAGAAATAAATTTCGCCCTGATACAGAAACAACTAAATAGGAGGAGACCAAATCAGTCCAAGCTGACAAGTTGCCGAAATGAAGAGGACAAATTAATTGTCCTTTCCGGTTTTGATGAGAATAAATCCTTGGGAACTCCAAtcacttttttaattaacaatGAAGacgtgaagaaggaaaattattcCTCCTTCATAGATATTCCTAGACCCGGACATGGGGattacacatattttaaaaaatataatgtaaagaataaaagtgGAAGTAGTCGTTTTTCCGGGAGGGAGACAGCTACCCGTGTGGCTGCAGGTGCTTGCATAGAGCAGTGGTTGCAAAATTATTACCACTGCACTGTCGTTTGTTATGTCCATTCTGTGGGGCATATAAAGTTACCTGAAAAAATCATCAGAAATTTCGAACGCAACCCACCGTCGAGGGATTTAGTTGACACATATGGAGCTGTAAAGTACTACCAGAGGAGAGGCACATTCTGTGACTTCTACGGTAATGTGTATAACTCTGATGGGAAGCTCCTACGGGGGGTAGGAGTTACCAGTGGGGAATCTGCCCCCACCGATGGTGCTATACCAAACGTGCATGAACGATTGACCGATCCAGGTGAGTACACCCTGTTGCAAACGAGGTGTCCACACCCATTTACGGCAGTAcaaatatgttcatatattttaaaattaaaagaagcGGGGGATAGCGTAGGTGGAATAGCCACGTGCGTTGTATATAACGTGCCAGTAGGCATTGGAGAACCCAtctttgaaaaaatggaagcagaATTGGGTAAAATTATTCTTTCCATACCAGCAGTGAAGGGTATCGAATTTGGTAGTGGGTTCGATGGAACATACATGCTCGGGTCGGGACATAACGATTTGTTCAGCACGTTGGATGCATCAGAGGAGAGGTCTTATCAGAGGGGGTGGACTCTCACTGATACGCTGGATagcaaaaggggagaaatGACCCAATTGGGTAGTCATGCAGGGGGGGGAacttttttcgaaaaagatGACTACCATCGATCGGACCCACGAATCGACGAATCGACGGATGAAACTTCCCCTCCTGGTGACGAAAAATTGCTAATCACAACTAGTAACAACTGCGGAGGCATCTTAGCAGGAATTACAACAGGAAATAATATTGTCTTTAGATCCGCCATAAAGCCAGTATCGTCCATacaaatagaaaaggaaacgtGTAATTTTTCTGGACAAAAGTGCAAACTGAAGGTAAAAGGAATGCATGACTGCTGCATTTTGCCGAGACTCCCTCCCATTATTGAAGCATGCACTAGTATTGTAATTGGAGATATGGTACTTCGACAAGTGGCTAAGTATGGCCATAGCAAGCTTCCTTCTGTGGGGTGCCTCTCCCGTTCGACGAAGGAGTAA